A genomic region of Cyprinus carpio isolate SPL01 chromosome B11, ASM1834038v1, whole genome shotgun sequence contains the following coding sequences:
- the LOC109053189 gene encoding VIP peptides-like, which translates to MISLSSCQTLLLMAVCGVFCCRTLALPAISAYPGIRPGALDEDGEDDWTRDPSLQDLEAYKLLYELVNTVERPSRHADGLFTSGYSKLLGQLSAKEYLESLLAKRVSDELGVEQMPVKRHSDAVFTDNYSRLRKKMAAKKYLSSVLSGKRR; encoded by the exons ATGATTTCACTGAGCAGCTGTCAGACGCTCCTCCTGATGGCCGTCTGTGGCGTCTTCTGCTGCAGGACTCTTGCACTGCCTGCCATCTCTGCATATCCTGGCATCAG ACCAGGTGCTCTCGATGAAGACGGAGAGGACGACTGGACGAGAGACCCGTCACTACAGGATCTGGAGGCGTATAAACTCCTGTATGAACTCGTAAACACCGTTGAGAG ACCATCCAGACACGCTGATGGACTGTTCACGAGCGGATACAGCAAACTGCTCGGCCAGCTGTCTGCTAAAGAATATCTGGAGTCTTTACTTGCAAAGAGAGTCAG TGATGAGCTGGGTGTGGAGCAGATGCCTGTGAAGCGTCACTCAGATGCTGTCTTCACAGACAACTACAGCCGCTTACGCAAAAAGATGGCGGCCAAGAAATACCTCAGCTCTGTTCTGTCAGGAAAAAGGAG GTGA
- the slc29a1b gene encoding equilibrative nucleoside transporter 1 — MDPQVPKDKYNGVWLIFFMLGLGTLLPWNFFMTATMYFTSRLADPLSEANFSVNATEEESRSVLQAKFNNVMTLCAMVPLLVFTCLNSVLHQRIPQKIRIAGSLTAILLVFLLTAILVKVDLDPLPFFIITMIKIICINSFGAVLQGSLFGMAGLLPASYTTPIMSGQGLAGTFAAFAMICAIASGSAMHDSAFGYFITACVVISLAIASYAVLPRLAFFQYYQESQQSKPAEDEENKMDLLKKDERKKSAGDDNKQTPSILAIFKKIWVMAFSVCFAFTITIGTFPAVTVDVKSTIADGGKWELYFIPVSCFLLFNVFDWLGRSLTAVCMWPGKDSKLLPGLLVARVIFVPLFMLCNVQPRHNLPVYFSHDGWFIAFMILFAFSNGYLASLCMCFGPKKVDASEAETAGAIMAFFLSLGLALGACLSFMFRALV, encoded by the exons ATGGACCCTCAGGTGCCCAAAGACAA ATATAATGGCGTGTGGTTGATTTTCTTCATGCTGGGGTTGGGGACGCTGCTGCCGTGGAATTTCTTCATGACAGCCACTATG TATTTCACCAGTCGTCTAGCAGATCCTTTAAGTGAAGCGAATTTCTCCGTCAACGCGACTGAAGAAGAGTCCCGGAGCGTCTTACAGGCCAAGTTTAATAATGTGATGACGTTGTGTGCGATGGTTCCTCTGCTGGTCTTCACCTGCCTCAACTCAGTGCTTCACCAGAG AATCCCTCAAAAGATCCGGATCGCAGGGAGTCTGACGGCCATTCTACTGGTGTTTCTGCTCACCGCCATCCTGGTGAAAGTAGATTTGGATCCGCTGCCATTCTTCATCATCACCATGATCAAAATCATCTGCATTAACT CGTTCGGAGCGGTTCTTCAGGGAAGTCTGTTTGGGATGGCCGGACTCCTGCCAGCATCTTACACGACACCCATCATGAGCGGACAGGGCCTCGCAGGAACCTTCGCTGCTTTTGCCATGATCTGTGCCATTGCCA GTGGTTCTGCTATGCACGACAGTGCTTTTGGATACTTCATCACAGCATGTGTTGTTATTTCCCTTGCAATTGCATCGTATGCTGTACTTCCTAGACTG gcGTTTTTTCAGTACTATCAGGAAAGTCAGCAGAGCAAACCAGCTGAAGATGAGGAGAACAAGATGGATCTGCTGAAGAAAG ATGAGCGGAAGAAGAGTGCTggagatgacaacaaacaaacaccgTCCATACTGGCCATCTTTAAGAAg ATCTGGGTTATGGCGTTCTCTGTGTGTTTTGCCTTCACCATCACCATCGGCACGTTTCCCGCCGTCACTGTGGACGTTAAATCTACTATTGCTGATGGTGGAAAGTGGG AGCTGTATTTCATCCCAGTGTCTTGTTTCCTGTTGTTTAACGTGTTTGATTGGTTGGGTCGCAGTCTGACAGCAGTCTGTATGTGG CCTGGTAAAGACAGTAAGCTGCTGCCGGGTCTGTTAGTGGCCCGAGTGATTTTCGTCCCTCTCTTCATGCTGTGTAACGTCCAGCCTCGCCACAATCTGCCCGTCTACTTCTCACACGACGGCTGGTTCATCGCCTTCATGATCCTCTTTGCCTTTTCTAATGGATATCTGGCCAGTCTGTGCATGTGCTTTGGACCCAA